In a genomic window of Sardina pilchardus chromosome 20, fSarPil1.1, whole genome shotgun sequence:
- the LOC134067766 gene encoding phospholipase B1, membrane-associated-like, with the protein MRVLFVFCAVFMMTSRCVQANNWLKNFEEAVRNLSEEDLRKVDPHTIRASGVYHQRAFQCADMSPSSSVPTSVELVKAADIKVIAALGDSLTTGVAANASSIAEVPIEYRQLSWSIGGQGTYDDVITLANIVKLFNPNVTGPSPTFSITGQPTTLSQTGLNLAVTGANSGDFPAQARNLIDTLKNYSAINFTDDWKLVTVLIGMNDICDYCKNKTLYTVDNFISNINQSLHMMMDEVPRLIVNVVQIFTMEPLRQVQKPTEACQLQKVFCSCLALPAENSTDLTEIVALNREFQTKLEELLNSSTFFKNDFAVVLQPYLSSTDLPKLPNGTVDFSYFAPDCFHFSVKGHEEMAKGLWNNMFQQDGEKVQLANLTTSVTLICPPTDHPYIRTRPRALSSAATRGRAFALLSLVTSLAVLFGH; encoded by the exons ATGAGGGTCCTCTTTGTTTTCTGTGCGGTCTTCATGATGACCTCCCGATGTGTTCAAG CAAACAACTGGCTGAAGAATTTTGAAGAGGCTGTGAGAAACCTCAGTGAGGAGGACTTAAGAAAG GTGGACCCACACACAATCAGAGCTAGTGGCGTCTATCATCAGCGTGCTTTCCAGTGTGCCGACATGAGCCCCTCGTCCTCTGTGCCCACATCAG ttGAGTTGGTGAAAGCCGCAGATATCAAGGTCATTGCAGCACTGGGGGACTCACTGACA ACTGGTGTTGCAGCCAATGCATCCAGCATTGCGGAAGTGCCCATTGAATATCGGCAACTTTCATGGAG CATCGGAGGACAGGGGACATATGACGATGTTATCACCCTTGCAA ATATTGTGAAGCTCTTTAACCCAAATGTGACCGGCCCTTCCCCTACGTTCAGTATTACTGGCCAACCCACAACGCTGAGTCAGACTGGACTTAACCTGGCCGTTACCGGGGCCAACAGTGG tGACTTTCCTGCACAAGCAAGAAACCTGATTGACACCTTGAAAAACTATTCA GCCATTAACTTCACAGACGACTGGAAGCTTGTCACTGTGCTGATTGGAATGAATGATATTTGTGACTACTGCAAaaacaaa ACACTCTACACTGTGGATAACTTCATCAGTAACATCAACCAGTCTCTGCACATGATGATGGACGAG GTCCCACGGCTGATTGTGAACGTTGTGCAAATCTTCACCATGGAGCCACTGAGACAAGTTCAGAAGCCAACAGAGGCCTGCCAGTTACAAAA AGTCTTCTGTTCCTGTTTGGCGTTACCAGCTGAGAACTCGACAGACCTGACAGAAATTGTAGCACTCAACCGCGAGTTCCAG ACTAAGCTAGAGGAACTCCTCAACTCCTCAACCTTCTTCAAGAATGACTTTGCAGTGGTTCTTCAGCCCTACCTCTCCAGCACAGACCTACCCAAGTTACCT AATGGCACGGTTGACTTCAGTTACTTTGCTCCTGACTGCTTCCATTTCAGTGTCAAAGGCCATGAGGAGATGGCCAAAGGGTTGTGGAACAACATG TTTCAACAGGATGGTGAGAAAGTCCAGCTGGCCAACCTGACCACCTCTGTGACACTCATCTGCCCTCCAACG GATCACCCCTACATACGCACAAGGCCAAGAGCTCTGAGCTCGGCTGCTACGCGAGGACGTGCTTTTGCCCTTCTGTCTCTCGTCACTTCCCTGGCTGTACTATTTGGACACTGA